In Liquorilactobacillus hordei DSM 19519, the following proteins share a genomic window:
- a CDS encoding carbon-nitrogen family hydrolase produces MKKFKVSLLQLDVKFGDPEANYSNVEKYIEEAVQDKPDVLVLPEMWNTGYDLERLETIADKDGQRTKTLLTRLAKHFAVNIVGGSVATKEDGKFYNTSYIFDRKGQLISQYQKVHLFGLMSEDDFISAGSTLNQFIIDGIKAAGVICYDIRFPEWERKLMSTGQQILFVSAQWPTKRIEQWKMLLCARAIENQSFVVAVNRVGNAPKDSFNGHSLVIDPLGKILEEGATDVEGIFTCEFDLDDLKAVRGNIPVFDDRRTDLYF; encoded by the coding sequence ATGAAGAAATTCAAAGTAAGTCTGTTACAGTTAGATGTAAAGTTTGGTGATCCAGAAGCTAATTACAGTAATGTTGAGAAGTATATCGAAGAAGCAGTGCAAGATAAGCCAGATGTGCTTGTGTTACCTGAAATGTGGAATACGGGATATGACTTGGAAAGATTAGAAACTATCGCAGACAAAGATGGACAAAGAACTAAGACTCTTCTCACACGACTAGCTAAACATTTTGCAGTAAATATTGTTGGTGGCTCTGTGGCAACAAAAGAGGATGGAAAGTTTTACAATACAAGTTATATTTTCGATCGTAAAGGACAGTTAATCAGCCAGTATCAAAAAGTTCATTTATTTGGTTTGATGAGCGAAGACGACTTTATTAGTGCTGGTTCAACCCTAAATCAATTCATAATAGATGGTATCAAAGCCGCTGGGGTAATCTGCTATGATATTCGTTTCCCTGAATGGGAGCGTAAGTTGATGTCAACTGGACAGCAAATCCTCTTTGTGAGTGCACAGTGGCCAACCAAACGAATTGAACAATGGAAGATGTTACTGTGCGCACGTGCAATTGAGAATCAATCATTTGTGGTGGCGGTTAACCGCGTTGGTAATGCCCCTAAGGATAGTTTTAATGGTCATTCTTTAGTGATTGATCCCTTAGGCAAGATTTTAGAAGAAGGGGCTACAGATGTAGAAGGAATTTTCACCTGCGAATTTGATTTAGATGATTTAAAAGCAGTACGTGGGAATATACCAGTCTTTGATGACCGCAGAACAGACTTATATTTTTGA
- a CDS encoding L-lactate dehydrogenase translates to MRKIGIIGLGHVGATIAYTLVTKGIADELVIIDTNDEKTTAEEYDLRDTLARLDTFTKIIPQDYDSLSNADVVITAFGNIDSIKMDGDRFGELNFNAEAVEEVAANLRTSGFNGVLINISNPCDVITTLLQQQTGLSKNQVFGTGTFLDTARMQRAVGQALHEDPKNISGYVLGEHGESQYTAWSTVEVKGHPIIKLAEEKGLDLTSLDQQARRGGWLVFSGKHYTCYAIATCAIKLTQAVLSDAHLACPTSVYLEEYDHYIGYPAVIGRKGIVEVNSITLSIEEKAQLDNSAKIIKEKLNK, encoded by the coding sequence ATGCGCAAAATTGGAATAATTGGTTTAGGTCATGTTGGTGCAACAATTGCCTATACTTTGGTTACCAAAGGAATTGCCGATGAGTTAGTTATTATTGATACTAATGATGAAAAAACAACAGCAGAAGAGTATGATCTGCGTGACACACTTGCTCGCTTAGATACATTTACTAAAATTATTCCTCAAGATTATGACTCACTATCTAATGCTGATGTTGTTATTACTGCATTTGGCAACATTGATTCCATCAAAATGGATGGTGACCGTTTTGGAGAACTCAACTTTAATGCAGAGGCTGTTGAAGAAGTTGCCGCAAATCTTAGAACTTCTGGATTCAATGGTGTCCTCATCAACATTAGCAATCCCTGTGATGTAATTACAACATTGTTGCAACAGCAAACAGGGCTTAGCAAAAACCAAGTCTTCGGAACAGGTACCTTTCTAGATACTGCTAGAATGCAACGGGCAGTCGGTCAAGCTCTTCACGAAGATCCCAAAAATATTAGTGGATATGTTCTAGGCGAACATGGAGAATCCCAATATACCGCATGGTCAACTGTTGAAGTCAAAGGGCATCCTATTATTAAGCTTGCGGAAGAAAAAGGACTTGACTTAACTTCACTTGATCAACAAGCACGCCGGGGTGGATGGTTAGTTTTCTCTGGTAAACATTATACATGTTATGCAATTGCCACTTGTGCAATTAAATTAACTCAAGCTGTCCTCTCAGATGCTCACCTAGCTTGCCCCACCTCTGTTTATCTCGAAGAATATGATCATTATATTGGATATCCTGCTGTTATTGGACGAAAAGGTATAGTTGAAGTCAATTCAATTACACTATCAATTGAAGAAAAAGCTCAGTTAGATAACTCTGCTAAAATAATTAAAGAAAAACTAAATAAATAA